Sequence from the Panicum virgatum strain AP13 chromosome 5N, P.virgatum_v5, whole genome shotgun sequence genome:
GGTAGGAGGAGGTAAGATCACCACTCAACCCGACTCCGACACGTCACAGTCACTCATGGAAGCCTCCACGGCACAGGCGCCGGCGAAGACCGCCCTGAGGCTGGCGGCGATCTCCGGCTCGCTCCGCAGGGCGTCGGCCAACACCGGCCTCATCCGCGCCGGTAAGTTCCAACCCTGTCTCGCTCTCTTCTTATCTGAATTTAGCCTCAGTGTTGTGTGGCTGCTGACCGCTGAGCACGGCTAAAGCCGCGGAGATCTGCCAGGAGTCCATCCCGGGGTTGCAGGTCGACCACGTCGACATCTCCGAGCTGCCGTTGCTCAACACCGGCCTCGAGGTCGACGGCGGCTTCCCGCCGGCCGTCGAGGCGTTCTGCGCCAAGGTCCGCGCGGCCGACTGCTTCCTCTTCTCCTCGCCCGAGTACAACTACTCCATTTCAGGTACGCGACCCTGAAGTCTGAACTCAGAGCACCAATATTTCCTTCTGAATCCCGCGTCCCTGACTGCATGCTCTGGACGCCTCTCCCTTGCAGGCCCTCTGAAGAACGCGCTAGATTGGGGATCGCGGCCGCCAAACTGCTTTGCAGACAGAGCCGCGGCGATCCTGAGCGCGTCGGGCGGGTCCGGCGGCAGCCGGTCGCAGTACCACATCCGGCAGGTCGGGGTGTTTCTTGACATCCATTTCATCAACAAGCCAGAGATCTTCACCAAAGCACACGTGCCCCGAAAAAGTTCGACGATGATTGCAACCTGATCGATTCAGAGACCAAGGAGCAGCTCAGGAAGATGCTCCTGTCGCTGCAAGCTTTCGCGCTGAGGCTCCAGGGGAAGACTGCAAGCTCTGAACCGGGGAGTTGATGGCTCCATTTGTTTCTTGAGGTGAATAGTACCTACTACTTCTAGTTCAGCAACGCGCTTCGCCGCGCCCCATGTCTCCATCCACTCAGTTTTATTCTATAATTTTTTACCccatgttgacgcaaaaatcaacacactggaatttGAGGACAAGTGTTCGCCGAATTACataaagtcaaccaagcgtgcccgtcaatttgacctgaaattgacaagggagaaaataaaatcaaattcgagagcgtatcggctgggactccgaatatctctcagatgggcgtataAGCAAAGCTTGGCTGATACTATAGACGATgaaaaaatattaaatgcaagcgcgtagtaaaaagcgcatcggcaggatcagccgatacactaaacaacaaaaccggctttgaatagccgattatatatatatatatgataagatctaagctacgaatgtgtaacttaaatgatgtgaagctaaaaacagatctaaaccggctcttgagataacaaaagtgtcactccaaaatctaaagccgatctagtatgtttttagatgtgataatggccaaaaagtatagaaaaacctacaaatctagccgatatcgataattggtgaataaatctagacaagACGACAACGATGCGCCCAGAAGTCAAagtctagataaactcgataacttttgaatagatttgaacgaagccacatcgatgcgcccggtagctaaagctcaaatatactcggtaaaacgaaaactcaccagcaaatcaagtcgttCGAatatgaggcgtccttgatcaacttgaaagaactcgtcgaaaaaagaagagaaaaggcgaagtcgccgaaaaagtgcaaatgaattgtaaagtttgttgtattagaTGTGTaccaagtttttccggtcccttacaactgatatatatagcctagcgctatcaagtcctaaccGATCATGGCAAACATTAATtaactaaaaagaaaagactttctaaaagataaactactttaaatattacaaccgaataatCAAGAGTCTCGTAGAGTctggatcctcttctcctttcttgacttcatcggcaactatcCATCAGCCGAACACTAGAACAGACAAATCAGCATCTTCATGGTATATTCCTCTGGTCCATCGGAtggactccatcggccgattccaacactgtgcatcttttgatttcttccaaatcggtcACCTTCTCTTCACAAAAATTACCtctcttgacacgtgtcaaaaaacggtgtcaacacatgccccccagtttcggagtaattTGTTTTGCACCGAAATTAACTCTAATCATGTTTGCCAACGTCTAAACGAATCTCTGTCTTCTAAACAAACAGTGCACCAAATCCCCACTCTACCCTTGGACAAAGATTATAAATATCTCTATCTTCCTCTCCGCTGGCACATTCCCTGTAGCACCTCCACCTTCTCTCTTGCTCGAGAACACATCTGTTTCGCCGCCACCATCGCAGCTCTCTAGGGTTTCGAAGATTCAAGTCCAAGGACCATCCCCTCCAGCAATGGCGTCCATCTCCGAGATTCCAGACGTACGTCTCCCTTCTTCATCCGTAGCATTTGTTTTTCACCCCCTTCCGATCCCTTCAGTCGTGTTCCTCATTTCTGCCTTCGTTTTCAGAATCTGAGGGCTAACATGATTATTCCGCTAGAAAATCAACCTAGCATGATCTGCTTAGGTCCCATGGGAAATCCAGactgtgacatcccagagttttaaaatgctaagcaagaaatattaaatacgATATTATGCATAATCAACCAAGAAGATGGACTCGAATAcatttatgtgtgcatgcaCGTGTATGTGTATAGATGCATAGGTCAGAAATCGTAAATAATTTTGTAAACCAATGTAAGTATACATATGAAAACGAATAGGCGTCTCTCTAAAATCATGTTAAATCAAAGTCTTGTTGAAgtcaaagagagaaaataaaagtttgaacataaaatgacaggtcctTTGAACCGTAGTGTTCGAAGATTTAAATTATCTGTCAAATTTCAAACTAATCtgttttgaaaataatttctaaaatatagctcaaatgaatttttgtccaaaaccaaagttgtaggttttcaaaagacgaacaacttttgtgttcaaagtttttcgagttaccgcacaaaaatggaagaaacatttgaatttcgaagcgcacaggacattttcaaatgcacttaagttttaaattttatctttcaaaagaagcttcaaatgaacttttgcctaaaacgaaagttgtagatctcgaaattctaagcaagtttggtattcaaaagtttttcatttgaggccatgtagaaggagaaaatttgagttttcaaACTGGAGTTTTGAACTTCGCTTTATTTACGAAACTGCCATTACCTCCATTCCCTCACACCTCCCTCTCTGTTCTCGCCGTGACGACGGCGtttgccgccgcacgccgccgccgtcggccacgcgccgcgcccctGGTGCCTTCCTGGAGCTTCTCGAATCGCCACGCGTCGCCGTCCAtttgcgcgcacgccgaggttcgacgccgagccgccacgacgaaGCCGTGACGACCCGACCGACTGCGCCTCGCCTCCTTCCTTGCCCGTTTCCTCCCCTTTGGCCCGTGCAGCAGACGTGCTCGACCCCCTCTCcactcctttccctttctccaGAGCCGAGCCGAGATTTTTTCCCTGCGCCAGggcgctcgccgtcgcgtccctggcgctgccgcccacggcctccacgcggagccccctccttTGTCCTCCCTCGACTCGAGCCACCCCCGGGAACGCGTCCCTCTCAGCTCACAGGTCCCTCCCAGCCCGCTCATCGCCGCCCAGAGCCTCCGGAACACTGCCGCCGCGACaccccatggccgccgtcgccctgctcCCGTGGAGCTCCCACCTCCAGTCTTCCTTCGTCCAAACTGAGCCCGGGAATCGCTCCACGACCTCCCCCTGAAGCTCACCGACCCCTCCACTGCTCGCCCTTgcccaccggagcgccgccgcgccggaacAGACCACCGCCAGCCGCCGCTCTCCGCGGTGCCGCCGATTCCAAGCACCCCAGCCACCACCGAGACCTTCTACGGGTGCGGCTCgacctcctctcccttttccccaactTTTCCCCCACCTCCGGTGCCACCCCTCGCCGGAAAACGGTGCCGTagaccctcccctgttctgttccCTCCGCCAAGGGCCTCCCGTGAGAAGAAACAGAAacccaggggcctagatgcaaaagttcgtttcctttttcttttgttttcaaaaacagcaaacttgtaaattccatataaaatcgtagaaaaatcataaaaatacaaactaaaatgttttggaatccttagataaaaacctacaacttttgttacagtcacatgttcgtattatgcttctattttaatctaggataaagattagattaaatagcacacaaatgtatctcctgttgtagtcatgaactaaggctagtttttggacagtATGCTATACCCTAGATGAGTACCTTACTTTAAAAATTTGATGACATTTTGGCAACTCTAGCTATatgtttcattagatcttggtttatgctTATGTTAAATAAAATTAAATCCATAGGAGCTGAAATTTTCCTGAGCCTTACTTTAGTTCCTAGATGCtagagaaaaattttgggaatttttagtaagGTATCACTagtccttttgatttattcatgaataaactttgtaaatcaaaaaacctagtttccttcattagaaaaatctcatatttttactagagctcTCCCTTGAGTACATAATCATGACAGTAAAGTTTGAGCCCCTGAAACTCAGTATAATTGCTTGTATGacttaaacttgattaatgtaGCGATCAcgtgttttatttttcatgccttgtgtactgatcttttaaatctgaaaaatttatagtaatCTCATCTTAGGATAGTCAACGTTCAGTTAAGCTTTCACTGCCATTAATTGCACTATTTGACCTATACAATTTAGCCTTTAGCTAGGAGGAACTTTATTGTTGGACTATACACTGGTGATTTAGTCTTTGTTAAAGTGCTGGTGTTACATGAGTTAGTAAGATTTTGAAACCACCCCGTTCTTTTATGAACTAAGTTGTATTAAATAACTACttcataaatgactgcccaggaaatgttaattaagaagtttcATATCCAAACTCACCTCATGTTGGactgcaactttatcgtgaaggaaaactaATAACACCTAAATCACTAAGCCACtcggaactttgcattcatacgTATACATTGTTGCATTttatttaggtacgatagatgaaccatgtgaaggatgtgacgttggagtcgagccagaagacggtgaatggtggacacatccagaagatggacggatggatcccgatgtacaCGACCGAAGGAAGACGTTTGCCGAGCAGTtattctctaactaacactgacctagtgttattcccaggcaagccccggagcatgtcctactattttaaatttatgcaatttatttttgtttctatctacttgcgcatttaaatttacaggagttgcttggaaccttagttgcattatcttaggtacctatgcttgaacactagtatgtgtaggtcgctagttggctaggctaatggttcggtagaagtcgagtgatttcctgtcactcgcgagaattataggagttgaatgtttactacatactgcaactataaggctcacgggcggggttgtggtacttgtgataccccgtctgtctAGTAAAAGatgttaaggccgcagtgtgtggtagtggtggttaagcgtttgaacgtactaaccacatgccgagaaatatggcgcttaagtacctgattggcccggcgagtggacttctccctcaccttctttgaacgtcgtttctcatgcgcgcacatgcgggtgcagagtcgtcgtactctgtagtcgaggacggtgaccctgatccacaacccggaaagaaaggggaaaagtcgtgtgggtgacttggttcccatacgtgtgtgttaggtctgcctggccaggttaacaaattcgattcgaatcgtccgcttctcacggtttgggactgcttaacccttttgccacatagagtaagaagtgagagatgaggatgatgaatatggttgattggataataaaagataattgttttcaccatgcatgctataggatagatgctcacctagaatgggtaattgaactagaacctgcaaactataacctgcaattaaggatctactctttactgcttttcggcaaataaacccctcaagccaaaagccttgcatgtctagataaaagggctaagtatacccttagtcgggtaagccttgctgagtattagtatactcagccttgcttgtgggtttgtttttcaggtggtacatctgaggatggatgacgtcatgtacgggcttcatcatgacgtcttgtttcATCGCTAGATTATCGTTCGTTTTCTGTCACTCTTGAACTCTAttgtacttttataaattcaaactcggtttgtaatagcatttcaatttcatactctgtattgtaaaatttgcggaatgttgcattctctggactgctttgtcgatcctatttcaagtggtttaatcgggattttacccgacagcactgccggattactccgttttaagtgcgtgttaaccctgattgtcgttttgatgatgggtagcgcacttaagccggattaatttaggcggggctgccacacaGACCCAACTTGTATAATCAACTTGGAAACCAGCAGGACCCCCTTAAGTCCTCCATTATGAACGTGGATTGGACTCAGGCCTTCAGATCTTGGCCGAGCACCACCCCTGGATGGAGAAATTGGTTCCGCAGAATAGCTAATTCCCAGAGGACCAACTGGGAACAATACGATATCAGCCAATGCCTGAACCTATTATTATCGGAGATGATTAGGAACGAGCTGATGCTCATATCAGCTTCCTACTTCTGGTCCGATGCGCTTAATGCATTCATGTTCAACCATGGACCCATGACACCGACTCTGATGGATGTCGTGATGCTCACCGGCCTGAATATCTATGTTTCTGATCGACCTTTCCGTCTGCTAGGAAAGGCTTCTTTCAAGATCGAAACAAAGAACATTGGCGGATGGAAAGGATATATCAATAAGAACATGAAAACTGGATTTGTATCTGCCAGAGAACATGCTGCATTCCTCAATATGTGGCTTGAGAAATTTATTTTCTGTAGTAAAACCGTTGGCCCATCAAAAATAATCTCAAGTTGGCAGAAAATCTGGCTACTGGCAACCCTGTCCCTCTCGGCAAACATCTTCTAGGGTCAGTTTACCATCTGCTTCATCAAGTATCATCAAGACTCAGAAAGAACCAGCCGATCACCAACTTGGGAGGCccctggtggtttattcagttgtggctgCACATGTACATGCACAAAACTATAACAGTCGAATTATCAGAGATAGAATTCCCATCAGAAAACTTCTCTGAAGAAGAAAAAACCGTCACTCGTCGATGCACATCATTCGGTGAAGCAGTTATTATAATTGCCAATGATTCCAAGACCCTTGGCATTACtgactttttcaaatctttctaCAATGGGTTTCCAGAAATCTCTACTATCTGGTTTGCATATCAGGATGAAAAAGTCATTTATGAGAATCTCTTCAAATTCCAGCTTGATTCTTGGAAGATTGATGAAGAAGCCACAAAGATTATGAAAGAGATAATTTCTCCAAGAATTCTGCTAATCAACTTCACAGCTGGCAAAGATACTTCTAGCTATGAGTTTTATAATCCATCAATGGCAGCTAGACAATTGGGATTTGGCCAAGTGCCCCCTTTTCTCTTCTTCGCTAGCAAAGTTCAGTTCAGAGGAGCTCTTGACAACGCCCTCTCTTATAATCGGCTGAAAAACCTGGAGCCTGATGTGAACATGATACTTCTAGCCGATTGGCAGACTGCACCTTTTGCCACCACCCCTTTCATCCAATGGTGGTCTGAATGGCAAGAGCATATTTTCTGCAAATCGGCCAACTTATACTGCATCGCTCTAGACAACAATTATCAATCAGGCGAGAATGAGGTACAAGCAAAATCAACCCCCACAATGTTCCTTAGCACTTCTTGCTTGCAGCCTTTTAACTTCTACTCTTTGCAGGATGATGACCGGAATTCTCCAACAATCAGTAGGAGTGGACATCCGATCAACTACGCCCTGCCAGCCGATAAGCCAAATATCGGCTATGGTGCTCCAACTCTGACATATATGGCCACTGGGAGAAAACGTAAGGTATCTTATACCAAGGTGACAACtcataagaaaaagaaatctccaagccaatcttcagcagcagcaacactCCAAACAGACACTCCGATTGACCTTCCCTCCTCTTCTTCAGAAGGTAAAAGCCTGAACCCCATGTCTTCACTTTATCTGAATGCTGATCATATCCTTACTTTATAATTAATATGTCCCTGAATACTAATCTGGAGGAGAAGAAGACTCTCATAGTACACCTCCTCATACATCATCAAATATTCAGGTATTATTCTGCTTACTCAGCAAGTATTTAAATTCTCCCATGATCTTGAATTTGGCATCATTTTCCTTTGATTTTCATCAGGCACAGCATTCACCTTCGGCTCCCAGGAAATCTAAAGTAAATTCTCCATTGATACAGGTATGACTTCAGAGCTTGCTCATAAATGCATTATGTATATTCTGACAATCATCCTTCAGCTTGCCGACCATGCGCTATCGGACCAACCGGACATTACAATCCCGAGCTCTTCATCGCAGCTCCTCGTCCCTGCTGGCTCCAACATAGAGGAAATATGCCTGAAGCAAGTAAGCATCCTTCCCCTTGGCCGATTTCATCATCCTTTTGTTTTCATCGGCCATCCTAAACACATCTCCCTGTCAGGCACAAGAATCTCCAGACAATAGtctgttttttttcaaattgGAGCCACTCcccaggaagaaggagaagaagcaacgTCGGCCGATCCAGTTGTATTGTCAGATaaaatcaaggccaaactcCAAGAATCCCTCCAATTCCTAAATCAAGACATCGGCCAACTGATCAAGAATGCACAGCCGATCCGCACCATTTTAGAAGAACTGGAGGGCAAGCTTCCAGAATCAATTGAAGAAACATTAACTCCTGCAGCCTTCATCGAGAGTCATCGTGCACAATTCAACAAGACCCAGAAACAACTTGCCGATCGTCTTCAGCAGGAAAAAGTCATCAAACAAAGGGACGACTTCAAAGCTTTAGCAGAATCGGCCATTGGTGAAATCAAATCCCTGAATGACACCCAGGCTAGCATCTTGTGGAACAAGGCTAAATTGGAAGCTGAACGTGATCGTCTTCTGCAAGAACTTAATCGAGTGAACCAAACAATAGACATCACAGATCACGATCTTTCTCAGATTCCACCGGCCATCACCAAACTCCAAGAAGACAAGTAGAAATACGCTCGTCAAGCATATCAACTCCATAAGAGTCTGCATTCGATTTCTAGCTCATCGGCGGATAATAATCAAGTGATCGCAAACATTGATCAAATTCGCCTGCGTGCGATAAAAGTAATCTGAGAAGCTCTAGGATTACTGTAAAGACACTCCATGTATTATAATCTCCAGGAATTGCAAACACATGATCCAATTCCAGAAACTCTGCCTTTGTGATTTATTGGTCTAAGGGCGACTCATATCGTGTCGGCCATATTACAACCGATGCATCCAACTTGCGAATCGGCTTTTACATATTTTTCGCACTAAAGGCAATACTTCCTAGTATCGGCTATTACTTACAAAATCCGACCGATACTACAATCGGCCATATCCCTCATTGATCAAGACTCTTCTGAAGAATCTCCTGACTTTTCTGATGTAACTTCGTAATCAGCCATTTgaaagaaatccttctcccaTGCCTGACCAGAAAGACAATTCATCTTATCATAACTCAATATATGGGCTTCAGCCGATGCCACACTAAATGATGAATCGGCCAATACTATTTCAATAGTATCGTCAACCCACtgaatcaaacattgatgcatagtagatggaatgcaacaattggcatgtatACAATCCAGACCCAACAACAAACCGCATGAacctttgccattaataacGAAGAAAGGAGTGGGAAGGGTCTTATTGCCAATTGTGAGATCGACGCATAATGCCCCCAAAGCAGGAGACACGACCCCTTCGAAATCCTTAAGCATCATATCAGTCTTCGTCAGATCATCTTGATTCTTTCCAAGCTTGCGTAGCATAACATAGGGCATTATATTCAAagctgcacctccatcaaccaACATCTTTGTAACAGGCTTGCTATCAACGAATCCCTTCAGGAACAGTGCCTTAAGATGTTGTCTTTTATCATCTTCTGGCTTCTCAAATGTTGCTGGCAATGGTTCCAAATTTAACAGTTCCATGGCTTCCTCTAATTCTGGTTCATGATCTTCATCACCTGGCTCCATAAACTCTTTCGGCATTATGAAAACCATATTAATTAGCGCAGCCGATGATCCAGAATCTTCATCACTATCGGCCCTGGGCTTAGCACGCCAAACTTGTGACCTAATCCCTTTCTTGCGCAGAATTTGTTCTTATTCTTCCTCAATGATCTCCAGCTGGCGTAACCTCTGAACACGTCgcttctgagacctggtcaaacccTCTGGGCACCATTGATATTGATCCGTGCAATCAGGCTCACGTTCTGGATCTCTCCGCATCAGCTAATCATCTTGTTCTCTGTCATCGGCCACTTGTTCTAGCCGATCGTATACAGGCACTCTTCTTCtagcaggatcacgtagcattgtCCTGCCCCCAGTCAATCATGCACTGATaccctttttcctagccgatcatgcacaggagtgcgctcacgccgatagggctcatgacgcgacctttcatatgatcggctgccttgaccattgcattcgggacaatcatatgccgatggcaataTCAACCTTTCTTCCCagtagtagacaaagaaaggacacctccaatgatttTGCTCGCgtctctcctcttcttctctatgctgccgcctttcacgatcacgctgaaaattgttcaacagcatttgagacgttACACGTCTACGTGGTGCCGATGAACGTTCAGCATTCCTCAtcggaccctttcctttgacctcatcggccgctatctgcgctttaggatcaacagctctagatttcttggccgatgatgacaTCAGAATCTTAGCTTGAGAAGAACCTTTATCTCTGGCCATATCAACCATGTTCGTGGCGAAAGGAtgtccgtcgatcttcatcgtcTAGTTGGGAGCCTCAAACTTTAATCTCCCTTGTTCaaaagccatctgaatctgctgtcggaagaccttgcactcatttgtatcatgcgatgtggcgttgtgccacttgcagtactttatATTCTTGAGCCCGTCctccgatggaatcttgtgatatggcttcaacttgatcaattcttccgacaataacaagtcaaagatcttgtcggctttggtgatgtcaaatcCATACAactcaggctctttctttccAAACGAACACGTCACCAGCTTCTTGTTGTActgtatccactcagccgatgcgaccgtttcttgctcctcttcagactcatcattagcagaatattccacatagttgatcttcttctgaaaaggcttcttggactcataggatcgagtctctcctgtcatccggCTTGCGATCTGactaatactttcaaactcttgcgatgcatatttatctttaatgtgcggcaagaggccattaaatgctgcatcggccaactgctgatcggacagaacCAAATTGTAacatttgttcttgacatctctgaatctTTGAATAaaagcagcaaccgattcatcatttctttgtcacaagccggtcaaatcggtcaactttaactcagtaatcccagagaagaagaactgatgaaattatctctctagatcggcccaatataatttAGAGTTTGCTGGtaaagtggtgaaccaagcaaaggccgatccagacaaagacaaggagaacaaacggactctgagtgcatcctggttgcccgcttctcccaactgtagaaggaactTATTAACATGTTCTatcgtagaaacttctccctgccctgagaacttcgtgaagtcaggcatcttgtacttgtgtgggagaggaattTGATCATAAGTcggaggatagggagtcttgtacataacggATTG
This genomic interval carries:
- the LOC120671954 gene encoding probable NADPH:quinone oxidoreductase 2 — its product is MEASTAQAPAKTALRLAAISGSLRRASANTGLIRAAAEICQESIPGLQVDHVDISELPLLNTGLEVDGGFPPAVEAFCAKVRAADCFLFSSPEYNYSISGPLKNALDWGSRPPNCFADRAAAILSASGGSGGSRSQYHIRQVGVFLDIHFINKPEIFTKAHVPRKSSTMIAT